A stretch of the Desulfobacter sp. genome encodes the following:
- a CDS encoding ISAs1 family transposase, with translation MNEKKSLETFFDNIQDPRHHNKLHNLIDVVIIAICAVVAGADTYEQIENFGKKRKRWLSKFLSLPHGIPSHDTFGRIFERMNPNEFQSSFMHWVQSVAKGRIPIFPVLKRPVF, from the coding sequence ATGAACGAAAAAAAATCTCTTGAAACTTTTTTTGACAATATTCAGGACCCCAGACACCACAATAAGCTTCATAATTTAATTGATGTCGTCATCATCGCAATTTGTGCGGTAGTTGCTGGCGCAGACACTTATGAGCAAATTGAAAACTTTGGCAAAAAGAGAAAAAGGTGGTTGTCAAAATTTCTAAGCCTTCCCCATGGGATACCCTCCCATGACACCTTTGGCAGAATTTTTGAGAGGATGAACCCGAATGAATTTCAGAGCAGTTTTATGCACTGGGTTCAGTCGGTTGCAAAGGGGCGCATTCCCATTTTCCCGGTTTTAAAAAGGCCTGTCTTTTAG
- a CDS encoding sodium:solute symporter family protein, translating to MSVQLMIILGYLGLTIWVGMFARRKSGSAKSFHGANLGVLMCVAAGTGEWLGGTSTTGISEYGFAYGISGAWYTLANGIGVIVLALFFAKLYRSLDTVTIPGIIEKFIGQDARVVSSILLTFVMIVVGTAQIIAAGTLGVSVLGMDFTLSVVVFGISFIVYTFFGGMRAVGYTNIIHLAAMYGGVILAIIFVGKDIGGIENLGQMLPAQPYYSMTGIGMPKVSSWVIASILGACTAQAGIQPLLAAKDGATAKKAAVITAFVVAPFGLLTALLGMAARVKFPELENAKLALPLLMMNFNPLVGGIVLAAITAAILSTISPIILASGTMVTKDIYHCRINPLADDAKILWVSRVFTSLSGVVCIVLALAVYHAGARILDVVYFAYTIRGALFVVLLFGIYWKKVTQPGAITAMVLTSIAGVFWVVYKKITGAYPIHPYFTETYAALIVAGVSTVLFSIFPKAGP from the coding sequence ATGTCTGTCCAGTTGATGATCATTCTGGGATATTTGGGTCTGACCATATGGGTGGGAATGTTTGCCAGAAGAAAATCAGGGTCTGCCAAATCCTTTCACGGGGCAAATCTCGGGGTGCTCATGTGCGTGGCTGCCGGAACCGGGGAATGGCTGGGCGGCACGTCCACAACCGGGATTTCAGAATACGGGTTTGCCTATGGCATTTCAGGGGCATGGTATACCCTGGCCAACGGAATCGGGGTGATTGTTCTGGCCCTTTTTTTTGCCAAATTGTACAGAAGCCTGGACACGGTAACCATTCCCGGAATTATTGAAAAATTTATCGGACAGGATGCCAGGGTGGTTTCTTCCATTCTGCTTACCTTTGTCATGATTGTTGTGGGAACCGCCCAGATCATTGCCGCAGGTACTTTAGGGGTCTCGGTTCTGGGGATGGATTTTACCCTGTCCGTGGTTGTTTTCGGCATTAGTTTTATTGTTTATACCTTCTTTGGCGGGATGAGGGCGGTGGGATATACCAATATCATACATCTGGCCGCCATGTACGGCGGGGTGATCCTGGCCATTATTTTTGTGGGAAAAGATATTGGCGGGATTGAAAATTTAGGCCAAATGCTGCCGGCCCAGCCCTATTATTCCATGACCGGTATTGGCATGCCCAAGGTCTCGTCCTGGGTGATCGCCTCGATTCTGGGGGCGTGCACGGCCCAGGCCGGAATCCAGCCGCTTCTGGCGGCAAAAGACGGGGCCACCGCTAAAAAGGCCGCTGTGATTACCGCCTTTGTGGTGGCCCCGTTCGGTCTGCTCACCGCATTGCTCGGCATGGCGGCCCGGGTCAAGTTTCCGGAATTGGAAAATGCCAAGCTGGCCCTTCCCCTGTTGATGATGAACTTTAATCCCCTGGTGGGCGGGATTGTCCTGGCCGCCATCACCGCTGCCATTTTATCCACCATTTCCCCCATTATTTTGGCCTCAGGCACCATGGTGACCAAGGATATCTACCATTGCCGGATCAATCCTTTGGCCGATGATGCCAAGATCCTCTGGGTGTCAAGGGTTTTCACCTCCCTTTCAGGGGTGGTCTGCATTGTTCTTGCCCTGGCGGTCTATCATGCCGGGGCCCGGATTCTGGATGTTGTCTACTTTGCCTATACCATCAGGGGGGCCTTGTTTGTGGTGCTGCTGTTCGGGATTTACTGGAAAAAAGTGACCCAGCCCGGAGCCATTACGGCCATGGTGCTGACCTCAATTGCCGGGGTTTTCTGGGTGGTTTACAAAAAAATTACGGGCGCCTATCCCATCCATCCTTATTTTACGGAGACCTATGCCGCTTTGATCGTGGCAGGGGTTTCAACGGTTTTGTTTTCAATTTTTCCCAAGGCCGGACCCTAA
- a CDS encoding DMT family transporter yields MNKNSSITPYICLVVAMVLWASTFVALKLAFRTYDPMVVIFGRMVVASLCALFFPFVFKNTGLRLKDAKYILLMVICEPCLYFVFEANALVYTSASQAGMITTMMPLLTAFGAWLFLKEQISPRTCAGFALAVGGALWLSLASKASVHGPNPMLGNFLEFLAMVCATGYALSLKKLTSRYSPLFLTFIQGFAGAVFFFPALFLPGTTLPTQIDPVPLAAIFYLGSAVTLGAYGFYNFGVSRIPASQATAFINLIPVFCLIMSAIVLGERFTGVQYMASILVFSGIILSQDRRSGVRPA; encoded by the coding sequence GTGAATAAAAATAGTTCCATTACCCCCTATATCTGCCTGGTGGTGGCCATGGTACTCTGGGCATCAACCTTTGTGGCCCTAAAGCTGGCATTCAGAACCTATGACCCCATGGTGGTCATCTTCGGCAGGATGGTGGTGGCCAGCCTTTGCGCCTTGTTTTTCCCCTTTGTTTTTAAGAACACAGGGCTTCGGTTAAAGGATGCAAAATACATTTTGCTGATGGTGATCTGCGAGCCCTGCCTCTATTTTGTATTTGAGGCCAATGCCCTGGTCTATACCTCGGCCTCCCAGGCAGGGATGATCACCACCATGATGCCGTTGCTCACGGCGTTTGGGGCCTGGCTTTTTTTAAAAGAGCAGATCAGCCCCAGAACCTGTGCAGGGTTTGCCCTGGCTGTGGGCGGCGCCCTCTGGCTGAGCCTTGCCTCAAAAGCCTCTGTCCACGGCCCCAATCCCATGCTGGGCAATTTTCTGGAGTTTCTGGCAATGGTCTGCGCCACGGGCTATGCCCTGTCCTTGAAAAAACTCACCTCCAGGTATTCCCCTTTGTTTCTGACCTTTATCCAGGGCTTTGCAGGGGCTGTCTTCTTTTTCCCGGCCCTGTTTCTGCCCGGCACCACCCTGCCCACCCAGATTGACCCGGTTCCCCTGGCCGCCATTTTCTACCTGGGCTCTGCCGTGACCCTGGGGGCATACGGGTTTTATAATTTCGGGGTCAGCCGGATTCCGGCCAGCCAGGCCACGGCCTTTATCAACCTCATCCCTGTATTCTGTTTGATCATGAGTGCCATTGTCCTGGGGGAACGCTTCACCGGCGTCCAGTACATGGCCTCAATTCTGGTCTTTTCAGGGATCATCCTCAGCCAGGACAGACGGTCAGGCGTGAGGCCTGCATAA
- a CDS encoding aldehyde dehydrogenase family protein: MSLTFSCMTPVDSSVYLERPYADPPQIQAALKAGVAAQKIWGTTPLADRKQFCARAVDAFEANREEIAKEICWQMGRPIKWAGGEVDGMVDRARTMINLADQGLAPVTLAARPGFKRWIQREPLGLVFVIAPWNYPYLTAINAIVPAILAGNVVVLKHSAQTPLCAERLFQAFEAAGLPSGVFQYLHLTHEDTQAVIEDRRVDHVAFIGSVPGGAMVEKAAAGRFISLGLELGGKDPAYVRADADLDHAVDTAMDGAFFNSGQSCCGIERIYVHESIYDAFLEKSLAWVRGLTLGRPDDPETTLGPLVKASAADFVRDQIQDAVARGAKAHIHGDEFPMDKAGTPYLAPQVLSRVSHEMRVMTQEIFGPVVGIQKVSSDDEALDLMNDSEFGLTAVIFTQDIDLGVALGARVNTGTFFINRCDYLDPELAWTGVKNSGWGCTLSVLGFESLTRPKSFHIKTRL, encoded by the coding sequence ATGAGCCTGACATTTTCCTGTATGACCCCTGTGGACAGCAGTGTTTACCTGGAGCGGCCCTATGCTGATCCCCCCCAAATCCAAGCGGCCTTAAAAGCAGGTGTAGCCGCCCAGAAAATCTGGGGCACCACCCCTTTGGCTGACCGGAAACAATTTTGCGCCAGGGCTGTTGATGCCTTTGAAGCCAACCGAGAAGAGATTGCCAAAGAGATCTGCTGGCAGATGGGCAGGCCCATTAAATGGGCCGGTGGTGAAGTGGACGGGATGGTTGACCGGGCCAGGACCATGATCAATTTGGCCGATCAGGGCCTGGCCCCTGTGACCCTTGCGGCCAGGCCAGGGTTTAAGCGCTGGATTCAGCGTGAGCCTTTGGGTCTTGTCTTTGTCATTGCCCCTTGGAATTATCCCTATCTGACAGCCATCAACGCCATTGTCCCGGCCATTCTTGCCGGAAATGTCGTGGTGCTCAAACATTCGGCCCAGACCCCCTTGTGTGCAGAACGGCTGTTCCAGGCATTTGAGGCGGCAGGGCTGCCTTCGGGGGTATTTCAATACCTTCATCTTACCCATGAAGACACCCAGGCCGTTATTGAGGATCGCCGGGTGGATCATGTGGCCTTTATCGGGTCTGTGCCCGGAGGGGCCATGGTGGAAAAGGCTGCGGCAGGGCGGTTTATCAGTCTTGGCCTGGAACTTGGGGGAAAAGATCCTGCCTATGTGCGTGCAGATGCTGATCTGGATCATGCCGTGGACACGGCCATGGACGGGGCTTTTTTTAATTCAGGCCAGTCCTGTTGCGGTATTGAGCGGATTTATGTCCATGAAAGCATATATGATGCTTTTCTTGAAAAATCCCTGGCCTGGGTCAGGGGATTGACCCTGGGGAGGCCGGATGATCCTGAAACCACCCTGGGCCCCCTGGTCAAGGCCTCTGCCGCGGATTTTGTCCGGGACCAGATCCAGGATGCCGTTGCCCGGGGGGCCAAGGCCCATATCCATGGGGACGAGTTTCCCATGGACAAGGCCGGCACCCCCTATCTGGCTCCCCAGGTGCTGTCCCGGGTCAGCCATGAGATGCGGGTGATGACCCAAGAGATTTTCGGCCCTGTGGTGGGCATTCAAAAGGTCTCTTCTGACGATGAGGCCCTTGACCTGATGAATGACAGTGAATTCGGCCTGACCGCCGTGATTTTTACCCAGGATATTGATCTTGGGGTGGCTCTGGGGGCCAGGGTCAATACCGGCACCTTTTTTATCAACCGCTGCGATTATCTGGATCCGGAACTGGCCTGGACCGGGGTGAAAAATTCAGGCTGGGGCTGCACCCTGTCGGTGTTGGGGTTTGAATCTTTGACACGGCCCAAATCCTTTCATATCAAGACCCGGCTGTAA
- a CDS encoding 4Fe-4S cluster-binding domain-containing protein, with protein sequence MITGLHILLTYACTYACDHCFLFCSPERSGVFTLNQLKGLVQEAQDLKHIQSISFEGGEPFLYYGLLHEGIRRVTNAGFETAVETNCYWATGVEDAKLWLGPLQEAGLKTIEPGDDSFHHDDTRTTPGQIAAQAAKALGMNVNKICIEKPSWVPPKGQAKGEPIYAGGPKLRGRAVETLVKDLPTRPWTELTKCKKENLKNPGRVHIDPFGNVHLCQGLSMGNYLDTSLAEVLGNYDPKTHPVCGPLAFGGPAALAEQYSLDHADRYVDECHFCSDLCKLLADRFPNELTPRQTFGLT encoded by the coding sequence ATGATTACAGGACTGCATATTCTCTTAACATACGCCTGCACATATGCCTGTGACCACTGTTTTCTTTTTTGCAGCCCGGAACGATCGGGGGTGTTTACCTTAAATCAATTAAAGGGTCTTGTTCAGGAGGCCCAGGATTTAAAGCACATCCAGTCCATCAGTTTTGAAGGCGGCGAGCCTTTTTTGTATTATGGTCTTCTCCATGAAGGGATCCGGCGGGTGACAAACGCCGGGTTTGAGACAGCCGTCGAAACAAATTGTTATTGGGCAACAGGGGTTGAGGATGCCAAACTATGGCTTGGCCCCTTGCAGGAGGCTGGCTTGAAAACCATAGAGCCGGGGGATGATTCTTTTCACCATGATGACACCCGTACAACACCGGGACAGATCGCAGCACAAGCGGCCAAAGCACTTGGAATGAATGTCAATAAAATTTGCATTGAAAAACCTTCATGGGTCCCCCCAAAGGGCCAGGCTAAAGGGGAACCCATATATGCCGGAGGCCCTAAGCTTAGAGGGCGGGCCGTGGAAACGCTGGTAAAGGATTTACCGACCCGGCCATGGACGGAGCTGACAAAATGCAAAAAGGAAAACTTGAAAAATCCCGGGCGGGTTCATATTGATCCTTTTGGGAATGTTCATCTCTGTCAGGGCTTGAGCATGGGCAATTATCTTGACACCTCTTTGGCCGAGGTCCTGGGCAATTACGACCCAAAGACCCATCCGGTGTGCGGGCCCTTAGCCTTTGGCGGGCCGGCAGCATTGGCCGAGCAATACAGCCTGGACCATGCAGACCGATATGTGGACGAATGTCATTTTTGCTCTGATTTATGCAAATTACTTGCGGACCGCTTCCCAAACGAGCTGACCCCCCGCCAGACCTTTGGTCTCACCTAA
- a CDS encoding YbaK/EbsC family protein, giving the protein MSLEAVIEYFEKYNMAHRVMVLEDSTATVEEAAQAHGVDPDQIGKTLSFKIDDTPLLIVVAGKAKIDNKKYKKYFSKKAKMLSKDEALAHTGHDVGGICPFGLSRPMNVYLDVSLKKHLEVIPAAGDRYASIRLTLEELEKYSKAKEWVDVCKYA; this is encoded by the coding sequence ATGTCCCTAGAAGCGGTGATTGAATATTTCGAAAAATACAATATGGCCCACCGGGTTATGGTTTTAGAAGACTCCACAGCCACGGTTGAAGAGGCGGCCCAGGCACACGGGGTTGATCCGGATCAAATCGGGAAAACATTGTCCTTTAAAATAGATGACACCCCGCTGTTGATTGTGGTTGCGGGCAAGGCAAAGATTGACAATAAAAAGTACAAAAAATATTTTTCCAAAAAGGCGAAAATGCTCAGCAAGGATGAGGCTCTGGCCCATACGGGCCATGACGTCGGAGGGATTTGCCCGTTTGGACTGAGCCGCCCAATGAACGTATATCTGGATGTCTCCTTGAAAAAACACCTGGAGGTGATCCCGGCGGCAGGGGATCGGTACGCGTCAATACGGCTGACCCTAGAAGAGCTTGAAAAATATTCAAAGGCTAAAGAATGGGTGGATGTTTGCAAGTATGCTTAA